TAAACCAAAGGAGTACTTGTAATTACGCCGTGAGGTTGGACGAATCCAGTGGAAACGTTTAGCTAAAGCATTATTGTTATGTTCGTTTAATTCAGCAACTAATAAAGTCGAGTCAACATCTGTCAAAGATTCAACTGCTTCAAAATTTGTAGCAGTCAGACGGTTTTCATAAACTACTAACTTCTTTTGCATAATGCCATCAGTACCCATTTGATGAAGGATAAAGTATACATTGCGCCGATCTACTTGAATTGAGGGCTTATAAATGTGCTCATTAGTCAAACTATCATAGTTGCCATCGGCAGCTAAAATCTCTTTAACGTTACATAATAATTCATTTAAATCCATAATATTTCTCCTATCTACAAAATTACATTTTTAAATAATTAATCTTAGTTATCGCCAATTCGGCCACCTTCCCAGAGGCCATGGTCTAAATCATCAACAATCTTAGCAAAGCGATCATCATCTAATTTATATAAAAAGCCAATGATGATTGCAGCTAAAATCAAGCAAACACCTGGATACAATGTCATTGCTGCTTTAATTCCTCTAAGAGCGCCTGGAGTCTGATGAGCATTGGCAACGTAACCAGTCATTGCCAATACACCTGCAGAAACTAACGCTGCTAAAGACTGCGCAATTTTTCTTGAAAAGTTGAATGCAGCATAGGTGATACCCTCTTTACGAGTACCTGAACGCCATTCGCCATAATCAATTGCATTGGAAACCATTGCCCACGTAATCCCATTCGGAATTGCTAAAGCAGTATAGCCAATCGTTACTAAAACAATAAAGGTAACAACATTATTAGGCAAAACAAAGTTTAAAATATTGGCTATTGCACCAATAACAAAACTCCACATTGCAGTTTTCTTTTGGCCAAAATGTTTGGTAAGAGTCGGAATCATAAATACCCCAATAATTGAACAGCCCATCATAATTGCGTTAATGACTGGCTGCAAGCCAATGTTACCTAGATTATATTCCGCATAAAACACCATCATTTGGTTATTGGTATTCATTGCAGAAATGGTAAACAAAGTCATTAAAATGATTGCTCCCAATGGGCCATTTTTAAAAATAACCTTGAAGTAATCTTTAAAGCCTTCTTTTTGTGCAGATTCGTTTCTGTTAACGTGAACATTTTCCTTCGTGCCAAAATAGCAAATTGCAAACATCACAACACCTAGTACGGCAAAAATTGATGCAGCTAAGAAATAGCCTCGACGTTGGTTACTACCACCAAGCATTACAGTTAACGGGATAAATGCTACACCAGCAATAAATTGGGCTCCTACTGAACCAATTTGTCTTGTCGTTGCCATAAAGCTACGGTCTTGCGTATTTCTGGACATTACTGAAGCTAGTGAACCGTAAGGATCATTAGTGAACGAATAAGTTAAACCCCAGATCATGTAAGCAGCATATGCATAAATAATTTTTTGATTTGTTGATAAACCATTCGGCATTGTAAAGGTAACAATCGTCAAAATTCCTAGAATTATCGCTGAAATCATCATAAACGGTCGAAATTTACCGCGTTTACCAATGTTTTTTCGATTATCAACTACTGAACCTGCTATCGGATCCATAAAAGCATCAAAAATTTTAGTAAACGCA
The sequence above is a segment of the Lactobacillus sp. ESL0677 genome. Coding sequences within it:
- a CDS encoding glycoside-pentoside-hexuronide (GPH):cation symporter; the protein is MESVDANIIDKKAKDCDATLVNDSSKHIPLHQKIAYGFGDFGNGFMFDLGQSYLTKFWIDGVGIGAGVVAGIFAFTKIFDAFMDPIAGSVVDNRKNIGKRGKFRPFMMISAIILGILTIVTFTMPNGLSTNQKIIYAYAAYMIWGLTYSFTNDPYGSLASVMSRNTQDRSFMATTRQIGSVGAQFIAGVAFIPLTVMLGGSNQRRGYFLAASIFAVLGVVMFAICYFGTKENVHVNRNESAQKEGFKDYFKVIFKNGPLGAIILMTLFTISAMNTNNQMMVFYAEYNLGNIGLQPVINAIMMGCSIIGVFMIPTLTKHFGQKKTAMWSFVIGAIANILNFVLPNNVVTFIVLVTIGYTALAIPNGITWAMVSNAIDYGEWRSGTRKEGITYAAFNFSRKIAQSLAALVSAGVLAMTGYVANAHQTPGALRGIKAAMTLYPGVCLILAAIIIGFLYKLDDDRFAKIVDDLDHGLWEGGRIGDN